Proteins encoded together in one Candidatus Lariskella endosymbiont of Epinotia ramella window:
- the plsY gene encoding glycerol-3-phosphate 1-O-acyltransferase PlsY, whose translation MSLSIMLAILITYLIAGIPFGLLFAKLLGHKDLRAHGSGNIGATNAMRVGGKKLGILTLIADATKGAIPVLIAKQYDYNLAICVGLSAILGHIFSIWLRFKGGKGIATSIAVILSLDIYVGVFTCIFWLITFLIFQTSAIASLISMIAMLLGTIFIIQSKYDILFGLIVCLLVFYRHKENIKNILWS comes from the coding sequence ATGTCATTGTCAATAATGCTTGCGATTTTAATTACTTATTTAATTGCTGGAATTCCATTCGGCTTATTGTTTGCAAAGCTCTTAGGACATAAAGATCTAAGGGCACATGGCTCTGGTAATATAGGAGCAACCAATGCAATGAGAGTGGGAGGGAAGAAGCTTGGTATTCTTACCCTTATTGCAGATGCAACTAAAGGCGCTATTCCAGTCCTGATTGCAAAACAATATGACTATAATCTTGCAATCTGCGTCGGACTTTCTGCAATTTTAGGGCACATATTCTCCATATGGCTTAGATTTAAAGGCGGCAAGGGCATTGCTACAAGCATTGCAGTTATACTATCGCTGGATATATATGTTGGTGTTTTTACTTGTATTTTCTGGTTGATTACTTTTCTAATATTTCAGACATCCGCCATTGCATCTCTTATATCAATGATTGCAATGCTTTTGGGAACTATTTTTATCATACAAAGTAAGTATGATATTCTGTTTGGACTTATTGTATGTCTTTTAGTATTTTATAGACATAAGGAGAATATCAAAAATATACTGTGGAGCTAA